In a genomic window of Homo sapiens chromosome 22, GRCh38.p14 Primary Assembly:
- the TRMT2A gene encoding tRNA (uracil-5-)-methyltransferase homolog A isoform a (isoform a is encoded by transcript variant 1): MSENLDNEGPKPMESCGQESSSALSCPTVSVPPAAPAALEEVEKEGAGAATGPGPQPGLYSYIRDDLFTSEIFKLELQNVPRHASFSDVRRFLGRFGLQPHKTKLFGQPPCAFVTFRSAAERDKALRVLHGALWKGRPLSVRLARPKADPMARRRRQEGESEPPVTRVADVVTPLWTVPYAEQLERKQLECEQVLQKLAKEIGSTNRALLPWLLEQRHKHNKACCPLEGVRPSPQQTEYRNKCEFLVGVGVDGEDNTVGCRLGKYKGGTCAVAAPFDTVHIPEATKQVVKAFQEFIRSTPYSAYDPETYTGHWKQLTVRTSRRHQAMAIAYFHPQKLSPEELAELKTSLAQHFTAGPGRASGVTCLYFVEEGQRKTPSQEGLPLEHVAGDRCIHEDLLGLTFRISPHAFFQVNTPAAEVLYTVIQDWAQLDAGSMVLDVCCGTGTIGLALARKVKRVIGVELCPEAVEDARVNAQDNELSNVEFHCGRAEDLVPTLVSRLASQHLVAILDPPRAGLHSKVILAIRRAKNLRRLLYVSCNPRAAMGNFVDLCRAPSNRVKGIPFRPVKAVAVDLFPQTPHCEMLILFERVEHPNGTGVLGPHSPPAQPTPGPPDNTLQETGTFPSS, encoded by the exons ATGAGTGAGAACCTCGACAACGAG GGCCCGAAGCCCATGGAGAGCTGTGGCCAGGAGAGCAGCAGTGCCCTGAGCTGCCCTACCGTCTCGGTGCCCCCTGCAGCCCCGGCAGccctggaggaggtggagaaagaggGCGCTGGGGCGGCTACAGGGCCGGGGCCTCAGCCCGGGCTCTACAGCTACATCAGGGATGACTTGTTTACCTCTGAGATCTTTAAACTGGAGCTGCAGAACGTGCCTCGCCACGCCAGCTTCAGCGACGTCCGGCGCTTCCTGGGCCGCTTTGGTCTGCAGCCCCACAAAACCAAACTCTTTGGGCAACCACCCTGCGCCTTTGTGACATTCCGCAGCGCTGCAGAGAGGGACAAGGCCCTGCGCGTTTTGCATGGTGCCCTCTGGAAAGGCCGCCCACTCAGTGTGCGCCTGGCCCGGCCCAAGGCCGACCCCATGGCCAGGAGGAGGCGACAGGAGGGTGAGAGTGAGCCACCAGTAACACGAGTGGCCGACGTGGTGACCCCTCTATGGACAGTGCCCTATGCTGAGCAGCTTGAGCGGAAGCAGCTGGAGTGCGAGCAGGTGCTGCAGAAACTTGCCAA GGAAATCGGGAGCACCAACCGTGCCTTGCTGCCCTGGCTGCTCGAGCAGAGGCACAAGCACAACAAGGCCTGCTGCCCGCTGGAGGGGGTCAGGCCATCACCCCAGCAG ACTGAGTATCGTAATAAGTGTGAGTTTCTGGTTGGCGTCGGGGTGGATGGGGAGGATAACACCGTGGGCTGTCGGCTCGGCAAGTACAAGGGCGGGACGTGTGCTGTGGCAGCCCCGTTTGACACCGTGCACATCCCCGAAGCCACCAAGCAGGTGGTGAAGGCCTTCCAGGAGTTCATCCG GTCCACTCCATACTCGGCATACGACCCAGAGACGTACACAGGCCACTGGAAGCAGCTGACTGTGCGCACCAGCCGCCGCCACCAGGCCATGGCCATTGCCTACTTCCACCCCCAG AAGCTGAGCCCTGAGGAGCTGGCAGAGCTGAAGACCTCCCTAGCGCAGCACTTCACAGCAGGGCCAGGCAGGGCCAGTGGAGTGACCTGCCTCTACTTCGTGGAGGAGGGACAGCG AAAGACTCCTAGCCAGGAGGGCCTGCCCCTGGAGCATGTGGCTGGGGACCGGTGCATCCACGAGGACCTGCTAGGGCTGACCTTCCGGATCTCTCCACACGCCTTCTTCCAG GTGAACACACCCGCAGCCGAGGTGCTCTACACAGTCATCCAGGACTGGGCCCAATTGGATGCGGGGAGCATGGTGCTGGACGTGTGCTGTGGCACCGGCACCATtggcctggccctggcccgg AAGGTAAAGAGGGTCATTGGGGTCGAGCTATGCCCAGAGGCTGTGGAGGACGCCCGGGTGAACGCCCAGGACAATG AGTTGAGTAATGTGGAGTTCCACTGCGGGAGGGCCGAGGACCTGGTGCCCACCCTGGTGAGCAGACTGGCCTCCCAGCACCTCGTGGCCATCCTGGACCCACCCCGTGCTGGCTTGC ATTCCAAGGTGATCCTGGCCATCCGGAGAGCTAAGAACCTCAGGCGGCTGCTGTACGTCTCATGCAACCCCCGGGCAGCCATGGGCAACTTTGTGGA CCTCTGCAGAGCCCCATCTAACCGGGTGAAGGGCATTCCCTTCCGGCCGGTCAAGGCTGTGGCAGTGGACCTGTTCCCGCAGACCCCGCACTGTGAGATGCTCATCCTGTTTGAGAGGGTGGAGCACCCCAATGGCACAGGGGTCTTGGGGCCCCACAGCCCTCCAGCTCAACCCACACCAGGACCCCCAGATAACACCCTACAAGAAACTGGGACCTTCCCCTCATCCTAG
- the TRMT2A gene encoding tRNA (uracil-5-)-methyltransferase homolog A isoform X2, with protein sequence MAIAYFHPQKLSPEELAELKTSLAQHFTAGPGRASGVTCLYFVEEGQRKTPSQEGLPLEHVAGDRCIHEDLLGLTFRISPHAFFQVNTPAAEVLYTVIQDWAQLDAGSMVLDVCCGTGTIGLALARGPMYSPPWVGRHHAFLFQKVKRVIGVELCPEAVEDARVNAQDNELSNVEFHCGRAEDLVPTLVSRLASQHLVAILDPPRAGLHSKVILAIRRAKNLRRLLYVSCNPRAAMGNFVDLCRAPSNRVKGIPFRPVKAVAVDLFPQTPHCEMLILFERVEHPNGTGVLGPHSPPAQPTPGPPDNTLQETGTFPSS encoded by the exons ATGGCCATTGCCTACTTCCACCCCCAG AAGCTGAGCCCTGAGGAGCTGGCAGAGCTGAAGACCTCCCTAGCGCAGCACTTCACAGCAGGGCCAGGCAGGGCCAGTGGAGTGACCTGCCTCTACTTCGTGGAGGAGGGACAGCG AAAGACTCCTAGCCAGGAGGGCCTGCCCCTGGAGCATGTGGCTGGGGACCGGTGCATCCACGAGGACCTGCTAGGGCTGACCTTCCGGATCTCTCCACACGCCTTCTTCCAG GTGAACACACCCGCAGCCGAGGTGCTCTACACAGTCATCCAGGACTGGGCCCAATTGGATGCGGGGAGCATGGTGCTGGACGTGTGCTGTGGCACCGGCACCATtggcctggccctggcccgg GGCCCCATGTACTCCCCTCCCTGGGTGGGGCGACACCACGCTTTCCTGTTTCAGAAGGTAAAGAGGGTCATTGGGGTCGAGCTATGCCCAGAGGCTGTGGAGGACGCCCGGGTGAACGCCCAGGACAATG AGTTGAGTAATGTGGAGTTCCACTGCGGGAGGGCCGAGGACCTGGTGCCCACCCTGGTGAGCAGACTGGCCTCCCAGCACCTCGTGGCCATCCTGGACCCACCCCGTGCTGGCTTGC ATTCCAAGGTGATCCTGGCCATCCGGAGAGCTAAGAACCTCAGGCGGCTGCTGTACGTCTCATGCAACCCCCGGGCAGCCATGGGCAACTTTGTGGA CCTCTGCAGAGCCCCATCTAACCGGGTGAAGGGCATTCCCTTCCGGCCGGTCAAGGCTGTGGCAGTGGACCTGTTCCCGCAGACCCCGCACTGTGAGATGCTCATCCTGTTTGAGAGGGTGGAGCACCCCAATGGCACAGGGGTCTTGGGGCCCCACAGCCCTCCAGCTCAACCCACACCAGGACCCCCAGATAACACCCTACAAGAAACTGGGACCTTCCCCTCATCCTAG
- the TRMT2A gene encoding tRNA (uracil-5-)-methyltransferase homolog A isoform X1, translating into MSENLDNEGPKPMESCGQESSSALSCPTVSVPPAAPAALEEVEKEGAGAATGPGPQPGLYSYIRDDLFTSEIFKLELQNVPRHASFSDVRRFLGRFGLQPHKTKLFGQPPCAFVTFRSAAERDKALRVLHGALWKGRPLSVRLARPKADPMARRRRQEGESEPPVTRVADVVTPLWTVPYAEQLERKQLECEQVLQKLAKEIGSTNRALLPWLLEQRHKHNKACCPLEGVRPSPQQTEYRNKCEFLVGVGVDGEDNTVGCRLGKYKGGTCAVAAPFDTVHIPEATKQVVKAFQEFIRSTPYSAYDPETYTGHWKQLTVRTSRRHQAMAIAYFHPQKLSPEELAELKTSLAQHFTAGPGRASGVTCLYFVEEGQRKTPSQEGLPLEHVAGDRCIHEDLLGLTFRISPHAFFQVNTPAAEVLYTVIQDWAQLDAGSMVLDVCCGTGTIGLALARGPMYSPPWVGRHHAFLFQKVKRVIGVELCPEAVEDARVNAQDNELSNVEFHCGRAEDLVPTLVSRLASQHLVAILDPPRAGLHSKVILAIRRAKNLRRLLYVSCNPRAAMGNFVDLCRAPSNRVKGIPFRPVKAVAVDLFPQTPHCEMLILFERVEHPNGTGVLGPHSPPAQPTPGPPDNTLQETGTFPSS; encoded by the exons ATGAGTGAGAACCTCGACAACGAG GGCCCGAAGCCCATGGAGAGCTGTGGCCAGGAGAGCAGCAGTGCCCTGAGCTGCCCTACCGTCTCGGTGCCCCCTGCAGCCCCGGCAGccctggaggaggtggagaaagaggGCGCTGGGGCGGCTACAGGGCCGGGGCCTCAGCCCGGGCTCTACAGCTACATCAGGGATGACTTGTTTACCTCTGAGATCTTTAAACTGGAGCTGCAGAACGTGCCTCGCCACGCCAGCTTCAGCGACGTCCGGCGCTTCCTGGGCCGCTTTGGTCTGCAGCCCCACAAAACCAAACTCTTTGGGCAACCACCCTGCGCCTTTGTGACATTCCGCAGCGCTGCAGAGAGGGACAAGGCCCTGCGCGTTTTGCATGGTGCCCTCTGGAAAGGCCGCCCACTCAGTGTGCGCCTGGCCCGGCCCAAGGCCGACCCCATGGCCAGGAGGAGGCGACAGGAGGGTGAGAGTGAGCCACCAGTAACACGAGTGGCCGACGTGGTGACCCCTCTATGGACAGTGCCCTATGCTGAGCAGCTTGAGCGGAAGCAGCTGGAGTGCGAGCAGGTGCTGCAGAAACTTGCCAA GGAAATCGGGAGCACCAACCGTGCCTTGCTGCCCTGGCTGCTCGAGCAGAGGCACAAGCACAACAAGGCCTGCTGCCCGCTGGAGGGGGTCAGGCCATCACCCCAGCAG ACTGAGTATCGTAATAAGTGTGAGTTTCTGGTTGGCGTCGGGGTGGATGGGGAGGATAACACCGTGGGCTGTCGGCTCGGCAAGTACAAGGGCGGGACGTGTGCTGTGGCAGCCCCGTTTGACACCGTGCACATCCCCGAAGCCACCAAGCAGGTGGTGAAGGCCTTCCAGGAGTTCATCCG GTCCACTCCATACTCGGCATACGACCCAGAGACGTACACAGGCCACTGGAAGCAGCTGACTGTGCGCACCAGCCGCCGCCACCAGGCCATGGCCATTGCCTACTTCCACCCCCAG AAGCTGAGCCCTGAGGAGCTGGCAGAGCTGAAGACCTCCCTAGCGCAGCACTTCACAGCAGGGCCAGGCAGGGCCAGTGGAGTGACCTGCCTCTACTTCGTGGAGGAGGGACAGCG AAAGACTCCTAGCCAGGAGGGCCTGCCCCTGGAGCATGTGGCTGGGGACCGGTGCATCCACGAGGACCTGCTAGGGCTGACCTTCCGGATCTCTCCACACGCCTTCTTCCAG GTGAACACACCCGCAGCCGAGGTGCTCTACACAGTCATCCAGGACTGGGCCCAATTGGATGCGGGGAGCATGGTGCTGGACGTGTGCTGTGGCACCGGCACCATtggcctggccctggcccgg GGCCCCATGTACTCCCCTCCCTGGGTGGGGCGACACCACGCTTTCCTGTTTCAGAAGGTAAAGAGGGTCATTGGGGTCGAGCTATGCCCAGAGGCTGTGGAGGACGCCCGGGTGAACGCCCAGGACAATG AGTTGAGTAATGTGGAGTTCCACTGCGGGAGGGCCGAGGACCTGGTGCCCACCCTGGTGAGCAGACTGGCCTCCCAGCACCTCGTGGCCATCCTGGACCCACCCCGTGCTGGCTTGC ATTCCAAGGTGATCCTGGCCATCCGGAGAGCTAAGAACCTCAGGCGGCTGCTGTACGTCTCATGCAACCCCCGGGCAGCCATGGGCAACTTTGTGGA CCTCTGCAGAGCCCCATCTAACCGGGTGAAGGGCATTCCCTTCCGGCCGGTCAAGGCTGTGGCAGTGGACCTGTTCCCGCAGACCCCGCACTGTGAGATGCTCATCCTGTTTGAGAGGGTGGAGCACCCCAATGGCACAGGGGTCTTGGGGCCCCACAGCCCTCCAGCTCAACCCACACCAGGACCCCCAGATAACACCCTACAAGAAACTGGGACCTTCCCCTCATCCTAG
- the TRMT2A gene encoding tRNA (uracil-5-)-methyltransferase homolog A isoform b (isoform b is encoded by transcript variant 3) — protein MSENLDNEGPKPMESCGQESSSALSCPTVSVPPAAPAALEEVEKEGAGAATGPGPQPGLYSYIRDDLFTSEIFKLELQNVPRHASFSDVRRFLGRFGLQPHKTKLFGQPPCAFVTFRSAAERDKALRVLHGALWKGRPLSVRLARPKADPMARRRRQEGESEPPVTRVADVVTPLWTVPYAEQLERKQLECEQVLQKLAKEIGSTNRALLPWLLEQRHKHNKACCPLEGVRPSPQQTEYRNKCEFLVGVGVDGEDNTVGCRLGKYKGGTCAVAAPFDTVHIPEATKQVVKAFQEFIRSTPYSAYDPETYTGHWKQLTVRTSRRHQAMAIAYFHPQKLSPEELAELKTSLAQHFTAGPGRASGVTCLYFVEEGQRKTPSQEGLPLEHVAGDRCIHEDLLGLTFRISPHAFFQVNTPAAEVLYTVIQDWAQLDAGSMVLDVCCGTGTIGLALARKVKRVIGVELCPEAVEDARVNAQDNELSNVEFHCGRAEDLVPTLVSRLASQHLVAILDPPRAGLHSKVILAIRRAKNLRRLLYVSCNPRAAMGNFVDAPLFPPQPLQSPI, from the exons ATGAGTGAGAACCTCGACAACGAG GGCCCGAAGCCCATGGAGAGCTGTGGCCAGGAGAGCAGCAGTGCCCTGAGCTGCCCTACCGTCTCGGTGCCCCCTGCAGCCCCGGCAGccctggaggaggtggagaaagaggGCGCTGGGGCGGCTACAGGGCCGGGGCCTCAGCCCGGGCTCTACAGCTACATCAGGGATGACTTGTTTACCTCTGAGATCTTTAAACTGGAGCTGCAGAACGTGCCTCGCCACGCCAGCTTCAGCGACGTCCGGCGCTTCCTGGGCCGCTTTGGTCTGCAGCCCCACAAAACCAAACTCTTTGGGCAACCACCCTGCGCCTTTGTGACATTCCGCAGCGCTGCAGAGAGGGACAAGGCCCTGCGCGTTTTGCATGGTGCCCTCTGGAAAGGCCGCCCACTCAGTGTGCGCCTGGCCCGGCCCAAGGCCGACCCCATGGCCAGGAGGAGGCGACAGGAGGGTGAGAGTGAGCCACCAGTAACACGAGTGGCCGACGTGGTGACCCCTCTATGGACAGTGCCCTATGCTGAGCAGCTTGAGCGGAAGCAGCTGGAGTGCGAGCAGGTGCTGCAGAAACTTGCCAA GGAAATCGGGAGCACCAACCGTGCCTTGCTGCCCTGGCTGCTCGAGCAGAGGCACAAGCACAACAAGGCCTGCTGCCCGCTGGAGGGGGTCAGGCCATCACCCCAGCAG ACTGAGTATCGTAATAAGTGTGAGTTTCTGGTTGGCGTCGGGGTGGATGGGGAGGATAACACCGTGGGCTGTCGGCTCGGCAAGTACAAGGGCGGGACGTGTGCTGTGGCAGCCCCGTTTGACACCGTGCACATCCCCGAAGCCACCAAGCAGGTGGTGAAGGCCTTCCAGGAGTTCATCCG GTCCACTCCATACTCGGCATACGACCCAGAGACGTACACAGGCCACTGGAAGCAGCTGACTGTGCGCACCAGCCGCCGCCACCAGGCCATGGCCATTGCCTACTTCCACCCCCAG AAGCTGAGCCCTGAGGAGCTGGCAGAGCTGAAGACCTCCCTAGCGCAGCACTTCACAGCAGGGCCAGGCAGGGCCAGTGGAGTGACCTGCCTCTACTTCGTGGAGGAGGGACAGCG AAAGACTCCTAGCCAGGAGGGCCTGCCCCTGGAGCATGTGGCTGGGGACCGGTGCATCCACGAGGACCTGCTAGGGCTGACCTTCCGGATCTCTCCACACGCCTTCTTCCAG GTGAACACACCCGCAGCCGAGGTGCTCTACACAGTCATCCAGGACTGGGCCCAATTGGATGCGGGGAGCATGGTGCTGGACGTGTGCTGTGGCACCGGCACCATtggcctggccctggcccgg AAGGTAAAGAGGGTCATTGGGGTCGAGCTATGCCCAGAGGCTGTGGAGGACGCCCGGGTGAACGCCCAGGACAATG AGTTGAGTAATGTGGAGTTCCACTGCGGGAGGGCCGAGGACCTGGTGCCCACCCTGGTGAGCAGACTGGCCTCCCAGCACCTCGTGGCCATCCTGGACCCACCCCGTGCTGGCTTGC ATTCCAAGGTGATCCTGGCCATCCGGAGAGCTAAGAACCTCAGGCGGCTGCTGTACGTCTCATGCAACCCCCGGGCAGCCATGGGCAACTTTGTGGA CGCCCCCCTTTTCCCCCCACAGCCTCTGCAGAGCCCCATCTAA